In one Streptomyces sp. NBC_01288 genomic region, the following are encoded:
- a CDS encoding HAD hydrolase-like protein has product MSQSVRTSPDGSARALSEAYDTALLDLDGVVYAGGNAIAHAVDSLATARAGGMRLAYVTNNALRTPDAVAEHLTELGIPTGADDVITSAQAVARLISEQVPAGSRVLVIGGEGLRVALRERGLEPVDSADDEPVAVVQGYGGPDLAWGRFAEACYAIARGVPWFASNTDLTIPSARGIAPGNGAAVEVVRIATGAEPQVAGKPLPPMHKETILRTGAERPLVVGDRLDTDIEGAFNGDVDSLLVLTGVTDGAQLLAAPPQHRPTYVDADLRGMLTAQPEVTGAGDGFRCGGWTATAGRDRLELDGEGEPLDGLRALCAAAWTAAGDGSCALDGEKALARLGL; this is encoded by the coding sequence ATGAGCCAGAGCGTCAGGACGAGCCCCGACGGCAGTGCCCGGGCCCTGAGCGAGGCGTACGACACGGCGCTGCTCGACCTCGACGGGGTGGTGTACGCGGGGGGCAACGCGATCGCCCACGCGGTCGACTCGCTCGCCACCGCCCGCGCGGGCGGCATGCGGCTCGCCTATGTCACCAACAACGCGCTGCGGACGCCGGACGCGGTGGCCGAGCATCTCACCGAGTTGGGGATACCGACCGGGGCCGACGACGTCATCACCTCCGCGCAGGCCGTCGCCCGGCTGATCAGCGAGCAGGTGCCGGCGGGTTCGCGCGTGCTGGTGATCGGCGGGGAGGGGCTGCGGGTCGCGCTGCGCGAGCGCGGTCTTGAGCCCGTCGACTCGGCGGACGACGAGCCGGTCGCGGTCGTGCAGGGTTACGGCGGCCCCGACCTGGCCTGGGGGCGCTTCGCGGAGGCCTGTTACGCCATCGCGCGCGGGGTGCCGTGGTTCGCGTCCAACACCGACCTGACGATCCCGAGCGCGCGCGGCATCGCGCCGGGCAATGGCGCGGCGGTGGAGGTCGTACGGATAGCGACCGGGGCCGAGCCGCAGGTGGCGGGCAAGCCGTTGCCGCCGATGCACAAGGAGACGATCCTGCGCACGGGCGCCGAGCGGCCGTTGGTCGTAGGGGACCGGCTGGACACGGACATCGAGGGGGCGTTCAACGGGGATGTCGACTCGCTGCTCGTCCTGACCGGCGTGACCGACGGCGCGCAGCTCCTCGCCGCGCCGCCGCAGCACCGGCCGACGTACGTCGACGCCGATCTGCGGGGCATGCTCACCGCGCAGCCCGAGGTCACCGGGGCGGGAGACGGCTTCCGGTGCGGTGGCTGGACGGCGACGGCGGGCCGCGACCGACTGGAACTCGACGGTGAGGGCGAGCCCTTGGACGGGCTCCGGGCGCTCTGCGCGGCGGCCTGGACGGCGGCGGGCGACGGCTCCTGCGCGCTGGACGGGGAGAAGGCGCTGGCGCGACTGGGGTTGTGA
- a CDS encoding FecCD family ABC transporter permease, with translation MLVDSPPEQRAETAPAPPTRRAIRVLGLFASVALLVLVALASIAIGAKSLPLGDVWHGLFHDSGTYADVVVGDRISRTVLGLLAGAALGLSGAVLQALTRNPLADPGLLGINAGASAAVVTAITYFGVTSLSGYVWFAFAGAAVVGALVWFLGGSRGATPVRLALAGTAISAALYGYLQAVMIMDDAALSKMRFWTVGSLASASGSTITQVAPFFAVGTVTSLLLARPLNAVAMGDDTARALGANLNRTRALAMLSATVLCGAATAACGPIVFVGLMVPHVVRSFTGPDLRWILPYATILSPVLLLGADVLGRLIARPAELQVGIVTAVIGGPVFIYLVRRRRTTQL, from the coding sequence GTGTTGGTCGACAGTCCCCCAGAACAGCGCGCGGAGACCGCCCCCGCGCCCCCAACCCGCCGGGCGATACGTGTCCTTGGGCTCTTCGCCTCCGTGGCGCTCCTGGTCCTCGTGGCCCTGGCGAGCATCGCGATCGGCGCGAAATCGCTGCCGTTGGGGGATGTGTGGCACGGCCTGTTCCATGACTCGGGGACGTACGCGGACGTCGTGGTCGGCGACCGGATATCCCGTACGGTCCTCGGGCTGCTCGCCGGTGCCGCGCTCGGCCTCTCCGGCGCCGTCCTCCAGGCGCTCACCCGCAACCCCCTCGCGGACCCCGGTCTGCTCGGTATCAACGCCGGCGCCTCGGCCGCGGTCGTCACCGCGATCACCTACTTCGGTGTCACCTCGCTGAGCGGCTACGTCTGGTTCGCCTTCGCGGGCGCGGCCGTGGTCGGCGCGCTGGTCTGGTTCCTGGGCGGCAGCCGGGGTGCCACACCCGTGCGCCTCGCCCTCGCCGGCACCGCGATCAGTGCCGCGCTCTACGGCTATCTCCAGGCCGTCATGATCATGGACGACGCGGCGCTCTCCAAGATGCGCTTCTGGACGGTCGGTTCACTGGCCTCGGCCAGCGGCTCGACGATCACGCAGGTCGCCCCGTTCTTCGCGGTCGGCACGGTGACCTCCCTGCTGCTCGCCCGGCCGCTCAACGCGGTCGCGATGGGCGACGACACCGCCCGCGCCCTCGGCGCCAACCTCAACCGGACCCGCGCGCTCGCCATGCTCTCCGCGACCGTGCTGTGCGGCGCGGCGACGGCCGCCTGCGGCCCGATCGTGTTCGTCGGCCTGATGGTGCCGCACGTGGTGCGCTCCTTCACCGGCCCCGACCTGCGCTGGATCCTGCCGTACGCCACGATCCTGTCGCCCGTGCTGCTGCTCGGCGCGGATGTCCTGGGCCGGTTGATCGCGCGGCCCGCGGAGCTTCAGGTCGGCATCGTCACCGCGGTCATCGGCGGTCCGGTCTTCATCTATCTCGTGCGGCGCCGAAGGACGACTCAGCTGTGA
- a CDS encoding DNA-3-methyladenine glycosylase, giving the protein MIAPPDRKPLPREFFDRAVLEVAPDLLGRLVVRTTPDGPIVLRITEVEAYDGGNDPASHAYRGPTARNGVMFGPPGHVYVYFTYGMWHCMNLVCGPEGTARGVLLRAGEIVEGAELARKRRLSARNDKELAKGPARLATALDVDRSLDGTDACTTGETPLRMLAGTPVPSHQVSNGPRTGVSGEGAVQPWRFWITNDPTVSPYRAHTPRRRPS; this is encoded by the coding sequence ATGATCGCGCCCCCGGACCGTAAGCCACTCCCCAGAGAGTTCTTCGACCGCGCTGTACTGGAGGTCGCCCCCGACCTCCTGGGCCGCCTCGTCGTCCGTACGACCCCCGACGGCCCGATCGTCCTGCGCATCACAGAGGTCGAGGCCTACGACGGCGGTAACGACCCCGCGTCCCACGCATACAGAGGTCCTACGGCCCGCAATGGCGTGATGTTCGGTCCGCCCGGGCATGTGTACGTCTACTTCACCTACGGCATGTGGCACTGCATGAACCTGGTGTGCGGCCCGGAGGGCACGGCGAGGGGGGTCCTGCTCCGCGCCGGCGAGATCGTCGAGGGCGCCGAGCTGGCCCGCAAACGTCGACTCTCGGCCCGAAATGACAAAGAACTGGCCAAAGGCCCCGCCCGCCTGGCCACCGCCCTGGACGTCGACCGCTCCCTGGACGGCACGGACGCGTGCACTACGGGCGAGACACCCTTGAGGATGCTGGCCGGTACACCCGTCCCCTCTCATCAGGTAAGCAACGGTCCCCGCACCGGAGTGTCCGGCGAGGGCGCCGTCCAGCCGTGGCGGTTCTGGATCACCAACGACCCTACGGTTAGCCCGTATCGGGCTCATACGCCGAGACGTCGGCCAAGTTGA
- a CDS encoding DUF1015 domain-containing protein, whose amino-acid sequence MNTAGHSEATERRGLELTPFRGLRYDPDLVGSLAAVTSPPYDVVVRPDGLHHLQDADPHNIVRLILPQAVTPSARNEQAADTLRRWLSEGVLTTDPEPGLYVYEQRDGSGLLQRGVIGALRLSDPSEGVVLPHEDVMPHVVADRAALMRATSANLEPLLLTYRGNGSPADTTTVVERIAEAPALLSTTTEDGYSHRLWSVTDPTDLARIQTDLAHHQALIADGHHRWATYRRLRAEHPSPSPWDFGLVLLVDTARYPLRVRAIHRLLHGVPVSDALAALDGLFRVQHLDVPLPEALEVLADAACAGNAFLLAGDGAFHLVDHPDPDLLARTIPADRPTAWRTLDATVLHATLLDHVWLIPEDDPTRIAYIHDTAATVRKAERDGGTAVLMHPVREEVVRDLARQGVTMPRKSTSFGPKPASGLVLRALDV is encoded by the coding sequence ATGAACACCGCAGGTCACTCGGAAGCAACGGAGCGCCGAGGCCTGGAACTCACCCCGTTCCGAGGCCTTCGCTACGATCCCGACCTGGTCGGCAGCCTGGCCGCCGTGACGTCCCCACCGTACGACGTGGTCGTACGCCCCGACGGCCTGCACCACCTCCAGGACGCCGACCCGCACAACATCGTCCGGCTGATCCTCCCGCAGGCCGTCACCCCGAGCGCCCGCAACGAGCAGGCCGCCGACACCCTGCGCCGCTGGCTCTCCGAGGGAGTCCTCACCACCGACCCCGAGCCCGGCCTGTACGTCTACGAACAGCGCGACGGCAGCGGCCTGTTGCAGCGCGGCGTCATCGGCGCCCTGCGCCTGTCGGACCCGTCGGAGGGTGTGGTCCTGCCCCACGAGGACGTCATGCCGCATGTGGTCGCGGACCGCGCGGCCCTCATGCGCGCCACCTCCGCGAACCTCGAACCCCTGCTCCTGACGTACCGCGGCAACGGCTCACCGGCCGACACGACGACGGTGGTCGAGCGCATCGCCGAGGCCCCCGCCCTCCTGTCGACGACTACAGAGGACGGCTACAGCCACCGCCTGTGGTCGGTCACCGACCCCACGGACCTGGCCCGCATCCAGACGGACCTCGCCCACCACCAGGCCCTGATCGCCGACGGCCATCACCGCTGGGCGACCTATCGACGTCTACGCGCGGAGCATCCCTCCCCCAGTCCCTGGGACTTCGGCCTGGTCCTCCTCGTCGACACGGCTCGCTACCCGCTCCGCGTCCGCGCGATCCACCGCCTCCTGCACGGCGTCCCGGTGTCCGACGCCCTCGCCGCCCTGGACGGCCTGTTCCGCGTACAACACCTTGACGTGCCCCTCCCGGAGGCCCTGGAGGTCCTCGCCGACGCGGCCTGCGCGGGCAACGCCTTCCTCCTCGCCGGCGACGGCGCCTTCCACCTGGTCGACCACCCGGACCCGGACCTCCTGGCCCGTACGATCCCGGCCGACCGCCCCACGGCCTGGCGCACCCTGGACGCGACGGTCCTGCACGCCACTCTCCTGGACCACGTCTGGCTCATCCCCGAGGACGACCCGACCCGCATCGCCTACATCCACGACACCGCCGCCACGGTCCGCAAGGCCGAACGCGACGGCGGTACGGCCGTGTTGATGCACCCCGTCCGCGAGGAGGTCGTACGCGACCTGGCCCGCCAGGGCGTCACGATGCCCCGCAAGTCGACGTCCTTCGGCCCGAAACCGGCCTCGGGGCTGGTGCTGCGCGCGCTGGACGTCTGA